The genomic interval GGCCGCTCCGGCGATTTGCTTTTTGTCCTCGTCAAACATGAAGTGCACAACGCGCAAGGTTTGTGCCTGACAGAAGAGCACGACATTGTGTATCGGCCTGCCGCCCAGCCCGGTGACCCGGTGCCCGCGCCCATTGCGGCGGCAACTCTGGCAACGCAAGGCGAGCCCACGGGTGAGTTATGGACACGTGATGTCATTCCAGATGATGTGCTGCTGTTTCGCTACTCAGCGCTCACCTTCAACGGCCACCGCATTCATTACGACCGCAAATACGTGACTCAGGTCGAAGGCTATCCCGGCCTCATTGTTCATGGCCCCTTGATTGCCACGTGGTTGGTTGATTTGGTGCGCCGACATACCGACCGTCCGATCCGACGCTTTGAGTTCAAAGCATTGCGTCCCACGTTTGAATGTGCCGACCAACGCCATGTGCGCGTCAGTGGTCAGCCACAAGTGGATGGCAAACACGTGCGTTTGTGGGCACAAGACCATGAAGGCTGGCTGACCATGCAAGCCACGGCTGAGCTTGCTTAATTTAATTTTGAAATCTTGATGAAAACCCAAATCCCTACCCCCGATGCGCATCAAGAATTGCGCGAAGCACTGCGCGCCATGTGCGGCAGTTTTGATTCTGCGTACTGGCAAAAAGTAGACGACGAGCGGGGCTACCCCGAAGCGTTTGTCAACGCACTCACTGAAGCCGGCTGGCTGGCTGCCTTGATTCCTGCCGAGTACGGCGGTTCGGGGTTGGGGCTGGCCGAAGCTTCGGTCATCATGGAAGAGATCAACTTCGCGGGTGGCAATGCAGGCTCATGCCACGGGCAGATGTACAACATGGGCACGCTGTTGCGCCATGGCTCCCAAGTGCAAAAAGAGTTGTACTTGCCCAAGATTGCGACGGGCGAATTGCGTTTGCAGTCCATGGCCGTGACCGAGCCCACCACAGGGACGGACACCACACAACTCAAAACCACGGCCGTGAAAAAGGGCGACCGTTATGTGGTGAATGGCCAAAAAGTTTGGATTTCACGCATTCAACATTCCGACTTGATGATTTTGCTGGCACGCACCACACCGCTCGCAGATGTGACGCGCAAGAGTGAAGGCATGTCGATCTTCATCGTGGATTTGAAGCAGGCGATTGGCAACGGCATGACCGTCAAGCCCATTCGCAACATGGTGAACCACGAAACCAACGAAGTGTTTTTCGACAACCTTGAAATCCCTGTCGAGAATTTGATTGGCGAAGAAGGCAAGGGCTTCAAATACATCTTGGATGGCCTGAACGCTGAACGCACCTTGATCGCCGCCGAGTGCATTGGCGACGCGTATTGGTTCATCGAGCGCGCCCGTCGCTACGCCACCGACCGCACCGTGTTTGGTCGCGCGATTGGGCAAAACCAAGGCATTCAATTTCCCATCGCAGACAGTTACATCGAAACCGAAGCTGCCAACCTCATGCGCTTCAAAGCCTGCGAGTTGTTTGATGCCGGCAAACCTTGCGGCGCAGAGGCCAACATGGCCAAGTACCTGGCAGCCAAAGCGTCGTGGGAAGCAGCCAATGTTTGTTTGCAAACCCATGGTGGTTTTGGCTTTGCGTGCGAGTACGACGTGGAGCGCAAGTTCCGCGAGACGCGCTTGTACCAAGTGGCACCCATTTCCACAAATCTGATTTATTCCTATGTGGCAGAGCATTTGCTCGGACTGCCGCGTTCGTTTTGAGCCGCAACATGAAACGACCTCTCGATCACATCACCGTCGTGTCTTTAGAGCACGCCATTGCCGCACCGTTTTGCACACGACAGCTCGCAGATTTGGGGGCGCGTGTCATCAAAGTTGAAAGACCCGAAGTGGGCGATTTCGCCAGAGGGTATGACCAGCGCGTGAACGGCATGTCTTCGCACTTCACTTGGACCAATCGGTCCAAAGAAAGTTTGACGTTAGACATCAAGCACGGACAAGCGATGGACGCGCTCTTGAAGTTGCTTCAAACAGCGGACGTGTTTGTCCAGAACCTGGCGCCCGGTGCCACCGCAAGGCTGGGCTTGTCTGCAGAAGATTTGAAAAAAATCAACCCACGCTTGATCGTGTGCGATATCTCTGGCTACGGCAATTACGGGCCGTACCGCGACAAAAAAGCATACGACCTGTTGATTCAAAGCGAGGCGGGGTTTTTATCTGTCACAGGCACCCCAGACAGTCCCTCAAAAGCTGGGTGTTCCATTGCAGACATCGCGGCTGGCATGTACGCCTACACCAACATTCTTTCTGCCTTGTTGTTGCGCGAAAAAACAGGCCATGGCTCACACATTGATGTCTCCATGCTCGAAGCTTTGGGTGAGTGGATGAGCTTTCCTCTTTACTACGCCTTCAACGGTGCCGAACCGCCTGCCAGATCCGGCGCATCGCACGCCACCATTTATCCGTATGGTCCATTCCCCGTGGGGGGCGGTGCAACCGTTATTTTGGGTCTTCAAAACGAGCGCGAGTGGCAAGTCTTTTGCGAGAAGGTGTTGCTGAACTCGGCGCTGGCAACCGATGCGCGTTTCAACAGCAACACCAAGCGCCATGAAGGCAGGACCGCGCTGAAAGCCATCATTGATGCATGCTTTCAAACGCTCAGCATCACGGAAGTCGAAGCTCGGTTGGATGACGCCAAGATCGCCAATGCGCGCATGAATGAGATGAAAGACGTTTGGGACCACCCCCAACTGGGTGCGCGCCATCGTTGGCAATACGTTGAGTCTCCCGTGGGGGACGTGCCTGCGCTCTTGCCGCCGGGCGTGAACAACGAGTACACCTACCGAATGGATGCCATCCCCGCGGTTGGGCAGCACACAGAAACGATCCTCAAAGAGCTGGGGCTCAGTGCCTCGGTCATTGCTGAGATGAAACAAGTCGGAGCGATCTAAGCCATGGACAAAACTTTCCCAAGCCAACAGCTCGCAACGTTTGCCGCGCAGCTGCAAGCCCGTGACATTCCGCCTCATGTTTTGCGCAAAACAGAAGACCTGTTGGTGGATTGGTTTGGCTCTGCGGTTGCTGGAAAAGGCGCGCGTGCTGTTGAAACCATTGGCACATTCATTGAAAGAATGGGGCCTAGTACCGGTCCATCAGAAATTCTTTACAACCGCAAACGCAGCACGCCTTACTTTGCCGCCATGGCCAACGCGGCGGCATCGCATGTGGTGGAGCAAGACGACGTTCACAACGGATCCGTTTTTCATCCGGCAACCGTCGTCTTTTCACCCGCTGTGGCCGTGGCCCAAGCCATGGGTGCCTCTGGGCAAGACTTGCTCGTGGCATCCATCGTGGGTTACGAAGTGGGCATCCGAGTGGGCGAGTTTTTGGGCCGCTCACACTACAGAATTTTTCACACCACAGGAACCGCTGGCAGCATTGCGGCGGCAGCGGCTGTGGGGCGCCTGCTCAATTTAACGCCCAGTCAAATGCTGCATGCGTTTGGATCGGCCGGCACGCAAGCCGCTGGTTTGTGGGAATTTTTGCGCGATGCCGCCGATTCAAAACAACTGCACACGGCGCATGCGGCTGGCACGGGCTTGATGTCGGCCTATTTGGCCAAAGATGGCTTCACGGGCGCGCAGCAAATTCTCGAAGGCAAGCAAGGCATGGCTGCGGGCATGTCCACCGATACGGACGTGACCAAGCTCACAGACCGACTCGGCAGCCGATGGGCCACGGTTGAAACATCGTTCAAGTGTCATGCCTCTTGCCGCCACACACACCCTGCGGCAGATGCGTTGCTGCAAGTGATGCGTGACCACCATCTGACCATCAGCGATTTGAAGAAAGTCACGACGCACGTGCACCAAGGTGCAATCGATGTGCTTGGCCCTGTCGTTGATCCTGCCACCGTGCATCAATCCAAGTTTTCAATGGGCACCGTGTTGTCCCTTGCCGCAAAACATGGTTTTGCCGGATTGAGTGAGTTTGACCAAGACTTCAAAAAGCCAGAAATCACCGATCTCAGAGATCGGGTTGTCATGGTTTTAGACGACGAGGTCGATGCCGCTTACCCCAACCGTTGGATTGGCAAAGTCACGGTCGAAACAAACGCTGGACACGTCTTTGCAGGCCGCGTCGATGAACCCAAAGGTGATCCTGGCAATACGCTGTCGCGTGATGAGATTGAAGAAAAAGCCATGCGCATTGGCGTGTACTCACACGGTGCCACCCGTGATGAACTCAAGCAGGCCATAGATGCGCTTTGGCACATCGAGTCGGCCCAACAAGTGGGGGCGCTTCTGCCATGACCGCCTTCAAACGACTGAAGGACGCGTTGAGCAGTGCGCAAGCCTTCCTCTTTGTTCCGGGCAATCGCCCCGAGCGATTTTCCAAAGCGCTGGCAACCCATGCGCACGCGGTCATCATTGACCTGGAAGATGCGGTGCCTCTGGCGCAAAAGCAGGACGCGCGCCACATGCTGTTGAAAGCGCTGCCTGATTTACTCAAAGAATTTTCGAGCCGCATCGTGTTGCGCATCAACGCCTACGGCACGCCCTTTTTCCATGAAGACCTTGAGCTGGTGAAAAAGTTAGGCATCAACGCCGTACTTCTGCCCAAGGCTGAATCCAAGGCGCAACTGGCTGAGATC from Limnohabitans curvus carries:
- a CDS encoding FAS1-like dehydratase domain-containing protein; this translates as MAAMTTKLDMNLLTTWVGKQETLNDEISAAPVRALSATLDRDDPLPMPGDALPALWHWLYFLPAAKQSQIGEDGHAKRGGFLPPVPLPRRMWAGGRLQWHAPLKVGDAVKRVSTIESVTHKSGRSGDLLFVLVKHEVHNAQGLCLTEEHDIVYRPAAQPGDPVPAPIAAATLATQGEPTGELWTRDVIPDDVLLFRYSALTFNGHRIHYDRKYVTQVEGYPGLIVHGPLIATWLVDLVRRHTDRPIRRFEFKALRPTFECADQRHVRVSGQPQVDGKHVRLWAQDHEGWLTMQATAELA
- a CDS encoding acyl-CoA dehydrogenase family protein; amino-acid sequence: MKTQIPTPDAHQELREALRAMCGSFDSAYWQKVDDERGYPEAFVNALTEAGWLAALIPAEYGGSGLGLAEASVIMEEINFAGGNAGSCHGQMYNMGTLLRHGSQVQKELYLPKIATGELRLQSMAVTEPTTGTDTTQLKTTAVKKGDRYVVNGQKVWISRIQHSDLMILLARTTPLADVTRKSEGMSIFIVDLKQAIGNGMTVKPIRNMVNHETNEVFFDNLEIPVENLIGEEGKGFKYILDGLNAERTLIAAECIGDAYWFIERARRYATDRTVFGRAIGQNQGIQFPIADSYIETEAANLMRFKACELFDAGKPCGAEANMAKYLAAKASWEAANVCLQTHGGFGFACEYDVERKFRETRLYQVAPISTNLIYSYVAEHLLGLPRSF
- a CDS encoding CaiB/BaiF CoA transferase family protein, encoding MKRPLDHITVVSLEHAIAAPFCTRQLADLGARVIKVERPEVGDFARGYDQRVNGMSSHFTWTNRSKESLTLDIKHGQAMDALLKLLQTADVFVQNLAPGATARLGLSAEDLKKINPRLIVCDISGYGNYGPYRDKKAYDLLIQSEAGFLSVTGTPDSPSKAGCSIADIAAGMYAYTNILSALLLREKTGHGSHIDVSMLEALGEWMSFPLYYAFNGAEPPARSGASHATIYPYGPFPVGGGATVILGLQNEREWQVFCEKVLLNSALATDARFNSNTKRHEGRTALKAIIDACFQTLSITEVEARLDDAKIANARMNEMKDVWDHPQLGARHRWQYVESPVGDVPALLPPGVNNEYTYRMDAIPAVGQHTETILKELGLSASVIAEMKQVGAI
- a CDS encoding MmgE/PrpD family protein; this translates as MDKTFPSQQLATFAAQLQARDIPPHVLRKTEDLLVDWFGSAVAGKGARAVETIGTFIERMGPSTGPSEILYNRKRSTPYFAAMANAAASHVVEQDDVHNGSVFHPATVVFSPAVAVAQAMGASGQDLLVASIVGYEVGIRVGEFLGRSHYRIFHTTGTAGSIAAAAAVGRLLNLTPSQMLHAFGSAGTQAAGLWEFLRDAADSKQLHTAHAAGTGLMSAYLAKDGFTGAQQILEGKQGMAAGMSTDTDVTKLTDRLGSRWATVETSFKCHASCRHTHPAADALLQVMRDHHLTISDLKKVTTHVHQGAIDVLGPVVDPATVHQSKFSMGTVLSLAAKHGFAGLSEFDQDFKKPEITDLRDRVVMVLDDEVDAAYPNRWIGKVTVETNAGHVFAGRVDEPKGDPGNTLSRDEIEEKAMRIGVYSHGATRDELKQAIDALWHIESAQQVGALLP